In Shewanella sp. VB17, a single genomic region encodes these proteins:
- a CDS encoding membrane dipeptidase, whose amino-acid sequence MTNKACDRTRRHLLKGLAATSLLGPLGLSQALAVTNKRLYIDGLSFLPNNLTDIRASKLDAYLCDISAIETIEQTDGTINYKRTFDACMASIKKANNIVNANPSILMPGGNGQDIAQAVEQARTAVYFQIQGADCIEADSDGNSWSHLDQFHQQGLRVLQLTHHYGNRFAGGALDNDGHKSLNKPLMGLGHKLIAALNQRNMLIDVSHSSPQTALDTVKASTSPIIQSHGAARSIVNNARCSPDEVIRAIGDSGGVFGVFMMSFWLTNNPVPTIEDYIKQLSKVAHIGGVDCAAIANDYPLRGQENLLALSNNNAEGIKEYLLWWHSLAAKNVLGFDHEPTHAVIPELNTIDRMSRIDDALAKARYKSTDRDRFLGKNWQRVLKKVLV is encoded by the coding sequence ATGACCAATAAAGCTTGTGATCGCACTCGGCGTCACCTATTAAAAGGATTAGCCGCCACCTCATTATTAGGCCCACTAGGATTGTCACAGGCATTAGCAGTCACCAATAAACGTCTTTATATTGATGGACTTTCCTTTCTTCCTAACAACCTAACAGATATTCGAGCCTCAAAACTTGATGCCTACCTTTGCGATATTTCAGCCATTGAAACCATCGAACAAACTGACGGCACCATAAATTACAAGCGTACTTTCGACGCGTGTATGGCCAGTATAAAAAAAGCGAACAACATCGTTAACGCCAATCCAAGCATATTAATGCCAGGCGGAAATGGCCAAGACATCGCGCAGGCTGTAGAACAAGCCCGCACCGCAGTATACTTCCAAATTCAAGGGGCTGATTGCATAGAAGCTGATAGTGATGGCAACTCATGGTCACATCTTGATCAATTTCACCAACAAGGTTTGCGAGTACTGCAATTGACCCACCATTACGGCAATCGATTTGCCGGAGGTGCATTAGATAATGACGGTCATAAAAGCTTAAATAAGCCATTAATGGGTTTAGGTCATAAACTGATCGCAGCACTTAATCAGCGCAATATGCTCATTGATGTGAGCCATTCAAGCCCTCAGACAGCACTCGACACAGTCAAAGCAAGTACTAGCCCTATCATACAAAGCCACGGCGCTGCTCGCTCTATCGTTAATAATGCCCGTTGCTCACCCGATGAAGTCATCCGCGCCATAGGTGACAGCGGCGGTGTCTTTGGGGTGTTTATGATGAGTTTTTGGCTGACAAATAACCCTGTACCGACAATTGAAGATTATATTAAACAACTTAGCAAAGTCGCCCACATCGGCGGCGTCGATTGCGCAGCCATCGCTAACGACTACCCACTGCGTGGCCAAGAAAACTTACTTGCATTGAGTAACAATAATGCTGAAGGTATCAAAGAATATTTGCTTTGGTGGCACAGTTTAGCCGCAAAAAATGTATTAGGATTTGACCATGAACCGACCCATGCCGTGATCCCCGAACTCAACACTATCGACCGCATGAGCCGCATTGACGATGCGCTCGCTAAGGCGCGCTACAAATCCACCGACAGAGATAGATTCCTCGGGAAAAACTGGCAACGAGTGCTCAAAAAAGTGTTAGTGTAA